One Fusarium poae strain DAOMC 252244 chromosome 4, whole genome shotgun sequence DNA window includes the following coding sequences:
- a CDS encoding hypothetical protein (BUSCO:28020at5125) — protein MDSTIPTSLLTALNCRGNIHLVIGTNPLAATRCGQSLGSGAQPILIAPENAELHYALQKKIDDGSVQWHKKEFQDTDLLQLGREEVDGVVDAVFVTSAPRDVQTIHISALCKRNRIPVNVVDAPQLCTFSLLSTHSDGPLQIGVTTNGRGCKLASRIRRDIAASLPTNLGAACTRLGDVRRRIHTEDALVAEDDPASPDDSFDQDAHFNRLITEEDAKNRRVRWLSQVCEYWPLKRLAAITDDDVETVLKSYPGNGPDIKRDPGTPDKRVGTIILAGSGPGHPDLLTQATHKAIKSADLILADKLVPSGVLDLIPRRTPVQIARKFPGNADRAQEELLEMALAGVQEGKTVLRLKQGDPYVYGRGGEEVAYFRQHGYGDRVSVLPGVTSALSAPLFAAIPPTQRDVADQILICTGTGKKGKAPSPPEYVPSRTVVFLMALHRINGLIRELTTHVELEPLDPVNEEAALAQPPPPPEPTQVSPTTGESKRVLWPRNTPCAVIERASCPDQRVIRTTLEHVAEAIETEGSRPPGLLVVGRSCETLFTPEKGRAWVTEEGFKGMEIDDFTAGLEALQV, from the exons ATGGATTCTACGATACCAACCTCACTTCTTACAGCCCTCAACTGCAGAGGCAACATTCACCTCGTTATTGGTACAAACCCACTCGCTGCGACTCGATGTGGTCAATCTCTAGGTTCTGGCGCACAGCCAATTCTTATCGCCCCCGAAAACGCTGAGCTTCATTATGCTCTCCAAAAGAAGATAGACGATGGGAGTGTTCAATGGCACAAAAAAGAATTCCAAGATACCGATTTATTACAACTTGGTCGTGAGGAAGTTGATGGTGTGGTGGACGCTGTCTTTGTCACTTCTGCACCACGAGATGTTCAGA CCATTCACATCTCTGCTCTGTGCAAGCGAAACCGAATTCCCGTAAACGTCGTCGACGCTCCTCAACTATGTACATTCTCCCTTCTCTCAACACACAGCGATGGGcctctccagatcggtgtcACCACGAATGGTCGGGGCTGTAAGTTGGCCTCGAGAATTCGTCGCGACATTGCTGCTTCACTCCCTACCAACCTCGGAGCTGCCTGTACGCGACTCGGCGACGTTCGCCGACGCATCCACACCGAAGACGCCCTGGTGGCTGAAGATGACCCCGCCTCCCCCGACGACTCTTTCGACCAGGACGCACACTTCAACCGCCTTATTACAGAAGAAGATGCCAAGAACCGACGAGTGCGGTGGCTTAGCCAAGTCTGTGAATACTGGCCACTTAAGCGTCTGGCTGCGATCACAGACGATGATGTAGAGACGGTTCTCAAGTCTTATCCTGGCAACGGACCCGATATCAAGCGTGATCCTGGCACTCCCGACAAGCGTGTTGGTACAATCATCCTGGCTGGTAGCGGACCTGGACATCCTGATCTCCTTACACAAGCCACCCACAAGGCCATCAAATCGGCTGATCTTATTCTTGCCGACAAGCTTGTGCCTTCTGGTGTCTTGGACCTCATCCCCCGCCGTACTCCTGTCCAGATTGCTCGCAAGTTTCCCGGAAATGCCGATCGCGCTCAAGAAGAACTTCTCGAAATGGCTCTCGCTGGAGTCCAAGAGGGTAAGACTGTGTTGCGTCTCAAACAGGGAGACCCTTACGTATACGGCCGTGGTGGTGAAGAGGTTGCCTACTTCCGTCAGCATGGTTACGGAGATAGAGTATCCGTTCTTCCCGGTGTCACCAGTGCCCTGAGTGCACCACTTTTCGCTGCTATTCCTCCTACCCAGCGTGATGTTGCGGATCAAATCCTCATCTGCACTGGCACAGgaaagaagggcaaggcGCCTTCACCACCCGAGTATGTGCCCAGCCGAACCGTGGTTTTCCTCATGGCTCTGCACCGTATCAACGGTTTAATCCGCGAGCTCACCACCCATGTTGAACTCGAACCTTTGGATCCGGTCAATGAAGAGGCTGCTTTGGCACAGCCTCCCCCTCCCCCAGAGCCTACCCAAGTCTCTCCCACGACAGGCGAGAGTAAGAGAGTTCTGTGGCCGCGCAACACACCTTGTGCTGTCATTGAGCGTGCCAGTTGTCCTGATCAGCGAGTTATCCGTACGACTCTGGAGCATGTCGCCGAGGCCATTGAGACAGAGGGCAGCCGTCCCCCCGGTCTCTTGGTGGTAGGCCGATCCTGCGAAACCCTCTTTACACCTGAGAAGGGACGAGCTTGGGTGACTGAGGAAGGCTTCAAGGGAATGGAAATAGACGATTTTACAGCTGGCCTAGAAGCACTGCAAGTATGA
- a CDS encoding hypothetical protein (BUSCO:10381at5125), whose product MLSARGIRNACPRCNTSSLAVSSRLYSSSTPLLRSRRISPFLKTQSNRNAAITQAFSTSRCLRQDSQPETRPSSEDVEQIVRDAKQRFRDTLPKGYLNDEEYAVYERLYGAPLRETRPEDVGIPEHADMEQTPRPDNEGTLLRELDDGGFEEITYEIPPSENVGVADETVPEADLADLGIEQLAHQAPGYVDLVARSQREYDALQKLSEDFKITQKEQKEAEDKAAADEELAMEQLEEEQPYWPEEYERGERPTGEAGRFHPLSIEGRFYDSPVEISLPKDELITPIRDLLQRTHMDHVKSAAESAFGGPGLPLSPATPEAKRNGNMHRVGLAADQRHMTEIEGDAFLAGFLPPAYASVMATLREVRKRVGSDWLQTKLKNGSGISVLDAGSGGAGLIAWDEIVRAEWELLKEKGEVEGNKIPGKRTVIIGSDRLRQRTKTFLENTTFLPRLPDYEHSGEMKGERLDAGDKPQARKSYDVIVASHLFLKEEQDHYRQAVLNNLWNLLNKDGGILIVLEKAHPRGFEAVAHVRDTVLKQFLLPQSGELELLPEDFNPAYDREKELGYVVAPCTNQGLCPMYQTPGKSAGRKDYCHFSQRFVRPMFYTRMLGNSSNNQGEVEFSYVAIRRGVSKEKPMTGKEATNQAFEGYENSDEKLDMQSLPRVIMPPLKRKGHVTLDMCTPEGRLERWTVPKSFSKLAYHDARKSRWGDLWALGAKTRVQRTVRAGRGPDDGGKRAGQGKKPRKVEIVMGPGGISASEKNAPRERRSRNKLDKKGRLLKEIMEAEEEEERMISKQMDEEVEAELEDDAAVERRSRR is encoded by the coding sequence ATGTTGTCAGCCAGAGGAATTCGAAATGCTTGTCCGAGGTGTAATACTTCTTCTTTAGCAGTATCTTCTCGACTTTActcttcttccactcctttACTCCGTTCAAGACGGATTTCTCCCTTCTTAAAGACCCAGTCCAATAGGAACGCAGCAATTACACAGGCATTTTCAACTTCAAGATGCTTGCGACAGGATTCTCAACCAGAGACCCGGCCATCTTCAGAGGACGTTGAACAGATTGTCCGTGATGCTAAGCAGAGATTTCGAGATACCCTTCCCAAAGGATATTTAAACGACGAAGAGTATGCTGTTTACGAACGATTGTACGGAGCGCCATTGCGTGAGACAAGACCCGAAGATGTCGGTATTCCAGAGCATGCCGATATGGAGCAAACTCCACGACCAGATAACGAGGGGACTCTCTTACGAGAGCTCGACGACGGCGGATTTGAAGAAATTACCTACGAGATCCCACCCAGTGAGAATGTGGGGGTGGCGGACGAGACAGTACCAGAAGCCGATCTGGCAGATCTCGGAATCGAACAATTAGCACACCAGGCCCCAGGTTATGTCGATTTGGTCGCTAGAAGCCAGAGAGAGTATGATGCGTTGCAAAAGCTTTCAGAGGACTTTAAGATTACACAAAAGGAGCAGAAAGAGGCTGAAGATAAGGCCGCCGCTGACGAGGAGCTCGCTATGGAGCAACTGGAGGAGGAACAACCATACTGGCCAGAGGAATACGAGCGAGGTGAGCGGCCAACTGGCGAAGCAGGCCGTTTCCATCCGCTATCCATTGAGGGTCGCTTCTACGACAGTCCTGTCGAGATTTCTTTACCAAAGGATGAGCTGATCACGCCCATTCGTGACCTTTTGCAGCGAACGCATATGGACCATGTCAAGAGCGCTGCTGAAAGTGCCTTTGGTGGCCCTGGCCTTCCTTTGTCCCCTGCGACACCCGAAGCTAAGAGGAACGGAAATATGCATCGAGTTGGTCTCGCAGCAGACCAGCGTCACATGACTGAGATCGAGGGCGATGCTTTCCTTGCTGGATTCCTGCCACCGGCCTATGCCTCAGTCATGGCCACCCTCAGAGAAGTCCGCAAGCGAGTCGGAAGTGACTGGCTTCAGACCAAACTCAAGAATGGTAGTGGCATTAGCGTCCTCGATGCAGGATCGGGTGGTGCGGGATTGATCGCATGGGATGAGATTGTCCGAGCAGAATGGGAATTGTTGAAGGAGAAGGGTGAAGTTGAGGGAAACAAAATCCCAGGCAAGCGCACAGTCATTATTGGCTCTGATCGTCTACGTCAACGCACCAAGACGTTCCTTGAGAACACGACTTTCCTTCCAAGACTTCCTGATTACGAACACTCAGGAGAGATGAAGGGCGAACGCCTGGATGCTGGTGACAAACCACAAGCCCGAAAGAGCTACGATGTTATTGTCGCCTCGCATCTCTTCCTCAAGGAAGAGCAGGATCACTACCGGCAGGCCGTCCTAAACAATCTTTGGAATCTATTGAACAAGGATGGTGGTATCTTGATTGTTCTCGAGAAGGCTCACCCTCGCGGATTTGAGGCCGTGGCTCACGTTCGCGACACAGTCCTGAAGCAGTTCCTTCTCCCCCAGTCCGGAGAGCTTGAGCTCCTCCCCGAAGACTTCAACCCTGCATATGATCGTGAAAAGGAACTCGGATATGTCGTGGCTCCTTGTACCAACCAGGGTTTGTGCCCCATGTATCAGACACCCGGCAAGAGTGCTGGCCGTAAGGATTACTGCCATTTCAGCCAGCGATTCGTTCGTCCCATGTTTTACACTCGAATGCTTGGAAACAGCTCCAACAACCAGGGTGAGGTTGAGTTCAGTTACGTCGCCATCAGACGAGGTGTTTCTAAGGAAAAGCCTATGACCGGAAAGGAAGCGACAAACCAGGCCTTTGAGGGATACGAAAACTCGGACGAAAAGCTTGACATGCAGAGTCTTCCACGAGTGATCATGCCTCCTCTGAAGCGAAAGGGGCATGTTACACTAGATATGTGTACACCAGAGGGTAGGCTTGAGCGATGGACAGTCCCAAAGAGTTTCAGCAAGCTGGCATACCACGATGCTCGTAAGTCACGATGGGGTGATCTTTGGGCTCTGGGAGCCAAGACACGAGTGCAGCGAACCGTCCGCGCTGGCAGGGGCCCTGATGACGGTGGCAAGCGTGCCGGACAGGGCAAGAAACCCAGAAAGGTCGAGATTGTCATGGGCCCTGGAGGCATCAGCGCCAGCGAGAAGAATGCCCCTCGCGAACGTCGTAGCAGGAACAAGCTAGACAAGAAGGGTCGCCTTCTCAAAGAGATTATGGAGgcggaggaagaggaggagagaaTGATCTCCAAGCAGATGGACGAGGAAGTCGAAGCCGAGCTGGAGGATGATGCTGCGGTTGAGAGAAGAAGCCGACGTTGA
- a CDS encoding hypothetical protein (TransMembrane:1 (i144-162o)), whose translation MSGPISIGSESEWSSLLAGTNVVIADFYADWCGPCKMIAPTFDALAKEHSSPKKVAFAKINVDSQSGIARAQGVSAMPTFKIFQNGSCIETIKGANPPALTAAINNAVKLGGSVTGDVFKTPGRTLGGDARSAPLLKQWNAKGILDALITFFGLYFVSLLSFDPYKSAENSPFNIHRKPASGSSSGSSQGAGGARGPPRSSFKTLADLGGD comes from the exons ATGAGCGGTCCTATTAGCATCGGCTCCGAGTCTGAATGGAGCAGTCTCCTCGCAGGCACTAATGTTGTCATTGCAGATT TCTATGCCGACTGGTGCGGCCCTTGCAAGATGATCGCGCCCACGTTTGACGCTCTCGCTAAAGAACACTCGAGTccgaaaaaggtggcattCGCCAAGATCAACGTCGATAGCCAATCCGGTATTGCGCGAGCCCAGGGCGTCTCCGCCATGCCCACCTTCAAGATCTTCCAGAACGGCAGCTGTATCGAGACCATCAAGGGCGCAAACCCACCCGCTCTCACAGCGGCTATCAATAACGCCGTTAAACTCGGAGGTTCTGTCACTGGCGATGTGTTTAAGACTCCTGGTCGAACACTAGGTGGCGATGCGCGATCGGCTCCGTTGTTAAAGCAGTGGAACGCAAAGGGCATCTTGGATGCTTTAATAACCTTCTTCGGACTGTATTTTGTGTCATTACTTTCG TTTGATCCCTACAAGTCAGCCGAGAATAGTCCATTCAATATTCATCGAAAACCAGCATCTGGAAGCAGTAGTGGCTCTAGTCAGGGAGCTGGAGGTGCTAGAGGCCCTCCGCGATCTTCCTTCAAGACGTTGGCGGATCTGGGTGGCGATTAA
- a CDS encoding hypothetical protein (BUSCO:32790at5125), translated as MSYSERDSKKRKTDHNGGGQEKGSFKPAGTFSPTDGGRPWTLSVAIPSSILANLTTADQRMAQPARIARALAIFSVDEVIVFDDSPLSSRPRQTDPNSYTGDTDPCHFLSHILSYLEAPPFMRKVLFPLHPNLRLTAALPTLDMPHHPNPRDYLPYGEGYTVAGMTSTGSGTLVECGLEKPVEIEAEIPPKTRITLKFPEDENEYPEPVHPAAPRTEGGYYWGYTVRKAGSLSKVFTESPYENGYDISIGTSERGVPASRAFPPTKRINFNHLLMVFGGPRGIEFAAMNDEELSSMDIQGPKTKELFDHWVNVLPGQGSRNIRTDEAVFIALTALRGIWDSN; from the exons ATGTCGTACAGCGAGCGCGATTCCAAG AAGCGCAAGACCGACCACAATGGTGGTGGGCAGGAGAAAGGATCCTTCAAGCCTGCTGGGACTTTTAGTCCTACTGATGGAGGTCGACCTTGGACTCTTTCTGTCGCAATTCCTAGCAGTATCCTAGCAAA CCTTACTACTGCCGACCAGCGAATGGCACAGCCTGCACGCATTGCTCGTGCTCTCGCCATCTTCTCTGTCGACGAAGTCATCGTATTTGACGATTCACCTCTTTCTTCCAGACCTCGTCAAACAGACCCAAACAGCTACACAGGCGACACCGACCCATGCCACTTCCTTTCGCATATTCTGTCCTACCTTGAGGCGCCCCCCTTCATGCGCAAGGTTCTTTTCCCTCTTCACCCTAACCTGCGACTCACTGCCGCGCTGCCCACTCTCGACATGCCGCATCATCCCAACCCTAGGGATTACCTTCCTTACGGGGAGGGATACACTGTCGCTGGCATGACTAGCACAGGATCAGGAACCCTTGTTGAATGTGGCCTAGAAAAGCCTGTCGAAATTGAGGCAGAAATCCCACCCAAGACGAGGATAACACTCAAGTTTCCTGAAGACGAGAACGAATACCCTGAGCCTGTGCACCCCGCTGCGCCAAGAACCGAGGGTGGTTACTACTGGGGCTACACCGTCAGAAAGGCCGGCTCTCTTTCCAAGGTCTTTACTGAGAGCCCCTACGAGAATGGTTATGACATTAGTATTGGCACATCTGAACGTGGTGTTCCCGCTTCAAGGGCATTCCCGCCTACCAAGAGAATTAACTTTAACCATCTCCTCATGGTGTTCGGTGGCCCTCGTGGTATAGAATTCGCAGCTATGAACGATGAAGAGCTTAGCAGCATGGACATTCAGGGCCCCAAAACGAAAGAGCTATTTGATCATTGGGTCAATGTTCTGCCTGGTCAGGGCAGTCGAAACATCAGGACGGATGAGGCTGTTTTTATTGCTTTGACTGCATTGCGAGGTATTTGGGATTCTAATTAG
- a CDS encoding hypothetical protein (SECRETED:SignalP(1-17)~CAZy:GH55) gives MRLIAFFLLAFASIVRSKYWLEEIEHRGTAPYYPDSQYRVFRNVKDFGAVGDGVTDDTNAINAAISAGTRCIPGVCRGSTISPATVYIPSGTYLISDSIIDLYYTQIIGDPTNRPVIKASGSFSNKSFGLIDSNPYLSGGSLSYNSTNVFYRQIRNLVLDTTALPPQFPAIGIHWPSSQATSITNCEFRLSTVPGNRHTGLFIEEGSGGLLNDLYFHGGGNATVLGNQQFTARNLWFVGADVAIWMPWDWGWTFKSVVFKNCRVGIKMDPASYSVGSITMLDSWFENIDIAISTTRNRSQAISGAASLAFENVKFQNVKSVLLDPEGVDHARSALEPGQDSIFVMGHYANSKGNFDAGAFYPVSLPRSGSLLDRGIYYERSKPQYEDVPSKFFISAKAHGAYGDASRDDTQALNNLFKYTAENNLIAYLDAGYYMVSDTVYIPPNAKVVGEALASIIMGTGQKFGDMNKPRPVVQVGRPGDVGQIEWSDTIISTRGAAAGAVLIEYNLYSPQAPSGMWDVHTRIGGFAGTYLQVPECPAIKGANVVDPRCLAAYMSFHVTTYAGGLFTENCWFWVADHDLENQKYARVALFAGRGVLVEAQRGRIWLSATGSEHHVLYQYQFANTRDVYIGHAQTEQAYFQPIPLAQYPFPPVPALHDPDFKKDCQGDTDARCNMGWAMRIVDSINIATYGAGLYSFFINYNDTCASNKSPLFCQERVLSIRRSTGLKFLGLSTVGARTMVERDGADLVQAVDNNSTFADTLALYVS, from the exons ATGAGGCTCATAGCGTTCTTCCTACTCGCTTTTGCGAGTATCGTGAGAAGCAAATACTGGCTCGAGGAGATCGAACATCGAGGCACTGCTCCTTACTACCCCGACTCTCAATATCGCGTGTTTCGCAACGTGAAGGATTTTGGTGCTGTTGGCGATGGAG TGACCGATGATACAAATGCAATCAATGCTGCTATCAGCGCGGGCACTCGGTGTATTCCTGGTGTCTGCAGAGGAAGCACCATCTCGCCAGCAACTGTCTACATTCCTTCTGG AACGTATCTCATCAGCGATTCGATTATTGATCTTTACTACACTCAAATCATTGGTGATCCTACCAACCGTCCAGTGATCAAAGCCTCTGGGTCATTTTCCAACAAAAGCTTTGGTCTGATTGACTCAAACCCCTATCTATCTGGCGGGAGTCTGTCATACAACTCAACCAATGTTTTCTACCGTCAGATCCGCAATCTAGTCCTGGACACAACTGCTCTGCCCCCTCAATTTCCAGCAATCGGAATTCACTGGCCATCGTCGCAAGCAACATCCATTACAAACTGTGAATTCAGACTATCAACTGTCCCCGGAAACAGGCACACGGGTCTATTCATCGAAGAAGGATCTGGTGGTTTACTTAACGACCTGTACTTCCATGGCGGCGGAAATGCCACCGTCCTCGGGAACCAACAGTTTACGGCACGCAATCTATGGTTCGTCGGCGCTGATGTTGCGATATGGATGCCCTGGGACTGGGGATGGACTTTCAAGAGCGTCGTATTTAAAAACTGCCGAGTTGGCATCAAGATGGACCCTGCATCTTATAGTGTTGGTTCTATCACAATGCTTGACAGTTGGTTCGAAAATATCGACATCGCCATTTCTACGACTCGTAACCGTTCGCAGGCCATAAGCGGCGCAGCGTCTTTGGCTTTTGAAAATGTTAAGTTTCAGAACGTGAAAAGTGTTCTGCTGGACCCAGAAGGTGTTGATCACGCACGTTCAGCTTTGGAACCAGGACAAGACTCTATTTTCGTGATG GGACACTATGCTAACTCTAAGGGAAATTTTGATGCTGGTGCATTCTACCCGGTTTCGCTACCTCGAAGTGGAAGCCTTCTCGATCGTGGTATCTACTACGAACGATCAAAACCACAATATGAAGACGTTCCAAGCAAATTTTTCATATCAGCAAAGGCACATGGAGCGTATGGAGATGCTTCGCGCGATGATACTCAGGCACTCAACAACCTATTCAAGTACACTGCAGAGAACAATCTAATTGCATACCTTGACGCCGGGTATTATATGGTGTCAGATACCGTTTATATCCCTCCTAATGCCAAGGTAGTTGGTGAAGCCCTTgcatccatcatcatgggTACTGGGCAAAAGTTTGGGGACATGAATAAACCCCGGCCAGTTGTTCAAGTTGGTCGTCCAGGAGATGTTGGTCAGATCGAATGGTCTGACACAATCATCTCAACACgaggagcagcagcaggtgCTGTTCTGATTGAGTACAACCTGTACAGCCCTCAAGCTCCATCAGGTATGTGGGACGTTCACACTCGGATTGGTGGTTTTGCAGGAACATATCTTCAGGTTCCTGAATGTCCTGCTATTAAGGGGGCCAATGTTGTAGACCCACGGTGTCTAGCAGCTTATATGAGCTTCCATGTCACGACATATGCCGGGGGACTCTTTACAGAAAACTGTTGGTTCTGGGTCGCAGATCATGATCTGGAGAATCAAAAGTATGCTCGGGTTGCTCTCTTTGCGGGTCGAGGTGTCCTTGTCGAAGCCCAGAGAGGTCGCATCTGGCTCAGCGCAACCGGTTCAGAACACCATGTGTTATACCAGTATCAATTTGCCAACACCAGAGACGTGTACATCGGCCATGCACAGACGGAACAAGCTTACTTTCAACCCATACCTTTGGCCCAGTACCCGTTTCCACCTGTGCCCGCTCTCCATGATCCGGATTTTAAGAAGGACTGCCAGGGAGACACTGATGCCAGATGCAATATGGGCTGGGCAATGAGAATCGTTGACTCAATCAATATTGCTACCTATGGAGCAGGcctttattctttcttcatTAACTACAACGACACGTGCGCCAGTAACAAATCGCCACTCTTCTGCCAGGAGAGGGTTTTGAGTATCCGCCGCAGCACTGGTTTAAAGTTTTTGGGATTGAGTACAGTAGGAGCGCGAACCATGGTGGAGCGTGATGGTGCAGACTTGGTTCAAGCAGTTGATAACAACAGTACATTTGCAGATACTTTGGCTTTGTATGTATCATAA
- a CDS encoding hypothetical protein (BUSCO:27780at5125), with the protein MASLAPLKRAHAPLRKALSATPTLRTFATVPPSGSEPVKPQRKSYFKDTTVSDFSDFLATSSPAQPMSPTEAYSLKTAEVGPEGKKRTITRLPEWLKTPIPAGNENFKSIKKDLRGLGLHTVCEEARCPNISECWGGSDKNAATATIMLMGDTCTRGCRFCSVKTNRNPAALDPHEPENTAEALARWGLGYVVLTSVDRDDLADGGAHHFAETIRRIKQKKPSLLVEALTGDFRGDLDMVKVVAESGLDVYAHNVETVEDLTPYVRDRRATFRQSLAVLKHVKDVMGKDGPITKTSLMLGLGEQESEIMSALEELRKADVDVVTFGQYMRPTKRHLKVEKYVTPDEFEMWRKRALDMGFLYCASGPLVRSSYKAGEAFIENVLRKRSGEKTMASGNLGQTVALDSTQSSI; encoded by the exons aTGGCATCTTTGGCTCCTCTCAAGCGGGCGCATGCCCCTCTCCGCAAAGCGCTGAGCGCAACTCCTACCCTTCGAACTTTCGCCACTGTACCTCCTAGCGGCAGCGAGCCGGTCAAACCTCAGCGAAAGAGTTATTTCAAAGATACGACAGTATCCGACTTCTCCGACTTCCTTGCTACCTCTTCTCCCGCCCAACCAATGTCTCCCACAGAGGCTTACTCTCTCAAGACCGCCGAAGTCGGCCCAGAGGGCAAGAAGCGAACGATCACACGACTGCCAGAATGGCTCAAGACACCAATTCCCGCCGGAAACGAGAACTTCAAGAGTATCAAGAAGGATCTGCGAGGATTGGGACTCCATACTGTTTGCGAGGAGGCTCGATGCCCCAACATTTCAGAATGCTGGGGTGGTTCCGATAAGAACGCTGCGACAGCTACCATTATGCTAATGGGAGATACATGCACCCGAGGATGTCGTTTCTGCAGTGTTAAAACAAACCGAAACCCTGCTGCATTGGATCCTCACGAACCTGAGAATACTGCGGAGGCATTGGCTAGGTGGGGTCTGGGCTACGTTGTGTTGACCAGTGTGGACCGTGACGATTTGGCAGACGGTGGTGCGCACCACTTTGCCGAGACGATTCGAAGAATTAAGCAGAAGAAGCCTTCATTGCTTGTTGAGGCTTTGACTGGTGACTTCCGTGGAGACTTGGATATGGTCAAGGTTGTGGCCGAGAGTGGACTTGATGTATATGCGCACAACGTTGAGACTGTTGAGGACCTTACTCCTTATGTGCGAGACCGAAGAGCTACTTTCCGACAGAGTTTGGCTGTCTTGAAGCACGTCAAGGATGTTATGGGCAAGGATGGTCCTATCACCAAGACCAGTCTGATGCTTGGTCTCGGTGAGCAGGAGAGTGAGATTATGTCTGCGCTTGAGG AACTTCGAAAGGCAGACGTAGACGTTGTCACATTCGGTCAATACATGCGACCTACCAAGCGTCACCTCAAGGTAGAGAAGTACGTGACCCCTGATGAGTTCGAGATGTGGCGCAAGCGTGCTCTGGATATGGGCTTCTTGTACTGCGCCAGTGGCCCTCTCGTGCGCTCATCGTACAAGGCTGGTGAGGCCTTTATCGAGAACGTCCTGCGCAAGCGCTCTGGTGAGAAGACCATGGCCAGTGGAAACCTTGGCCAGACCGTTGCTCTCGACTCAACTCAATCGTCGATCTAA
- a CDS encoding hypothetical protein (SECRETED:SignalP(1-17)) encodes MHFSKFILAALPALALAQETTTETSTAVVTKTYYLSTVRTVTATGESTTAVETSAEIISTAVVEEKTTFLPVAHNTTIPASTPKPTGSAGTTGGSSEPSQVPENAGAAVTVGKFAMAGVAGAIAAALL; translated from the coding sequence ATGCACTTCTCCAAGTTCATACTGGCTGCTCTGCCTGCCCTCGCTCTCGCTCAGGAGACCACCACTGAGACATCTACCGCCGTCGTGACCAAGACCTACTACCTCTCTACGGTCCGCACTGTTACCGCCACTGGTGAGAGCACCACTGCTGTTGAGACCTCGGCCGAGATCATCTCTACTGCTGTTGTCGAGGAGAAGACCACCTTCCTGCCCGTTGCTCACAACACCACCATCCCCGCCTCTACCCCCAAGCCCACTGGCTCTGCTGGTACTACTGGTGGTTCTTCTGAGCCTTCTCAGGTCCCTGAGAACGCCGGAGCTGCCGTCACTGTTGGCAAGTTCGCCATGGCAGGTGTTGCTGGTGCCATCGCTGCCGCTCTTTTGTAA